Genomic DNA from Anthonomus grandis grandis chromosome 2, icAntGran1.3, whole genome shotgun sequence:
cagtaaaatattttccaaccaAAAAGtgcctaaaatgtttaatagcGTTAACAACGGCCAAAGTCTCGAGCTCATATGAATGATAGCGTGATTCTATCTCAGAAGTCCGCTTACTAAAATATGCTACGACATGTAATTTCGAAATTTTCCTTTGCATTAAAACGGCTCCATAACCCTCGGCACTAGCATCGGTATGTAATTCAATACATAAATTAGGATCGTAAATAGACAGTACGAGTTCGGTCGTAAGATGATTTATTAAAGTTTGACGCGCATTTTCATGTATAGGCAACCATTTAATTGATTTCACAGAGACTTTAGTAAGTTGATATAATGGGGCTGCAATCCTTGAAAAATTTGGTATAAACTGACGGAAAAAGGAagctaaacccaaaaattggcGGACTTGCGTGGGAGTTTTAGGAATTGATGAGTTAACTAATGCCGAAATTTTACATGGATTTGGACGCAATTCACCTTCACGAACTACGTATCCAAGATATTGAACCTcagttttaagaaatttacacttattaaaattacaagaaaaaccagcATTCAATAAAGCCTCCATTACTTGTTTTAAACGCTGAAAACCTTCTGAAATTGAAGCTGACGGTATTAATATGTCATCGATATAAACTACAGCAGAGGTATTGCGAAGATTGCCCAAGGCTCTATCGATGGCCCTTTGATAAACAGATGGGGCATTCGTCAGACCAAAAGGCATGGTCAAAAACTCGTATTGACCATCGGGTGTCACAAATGCGGTCTTTTCTATACTATCTGGGTGAACTGGAATTTGATAAAATCCAGAAGCCATATCTAAAGTGGTGAAATAAAAAGAACCATTAAGACGATTTATCTGATCACTAATTAGCGGTAAGGGATATCTATCTCGAACAGTATTCTTATTGAGCTCACGAAAATCACAGCACATTCTATCGAAGCCATCTTTCTTTTTAACCAATGTTATCGGGCTAGAAAAAGGAGAACAACTAGGTCTTATAATTTTGGCATCCAGCAATTCAGATATTTTGGAACGAACAATTTCTCGTTCAGTTGGCGCTAAACGGTAAGGTCTACGTTGTACAAACCTAGTACTATCTTTTAACCGAATTTCTAGAGAGCCTGTTTTTACTCGATTAGTTGGTATACCATGCGGGaaacaaatttggtattttgttaACAATTCAATAAGGGTACATTTATTAGTAGCATCTACATCAGTGTCcactaaatcaaaattaatctGTTTGCTTTCACAAGTATGAACTAATTTTTCACGAGTCATAATTAGGCCCTTTGGACTATAGCAGACACTAATATTTTGACCAATTAAATCCCTACCTATTAAAACATCAAAGGACATACAATCATCCGGTACTACACATAATACAAGCTCGACAAGAATGTTTTGAATTTCTACTAATACTATAAATTGCAAAGTACACAAAAGGCCATCACCTCCCAAACCTTTTAAAAGCAATCTACAATTTtgatattttccttttaatgaGAGAGAAACGCTATGTTTTATCAATGAACAGTCAGATCCCGAGTCAAAAAGAAAAGCAACAATCTTACCATCTATCAGCTTCATTTCCCCTTGTGGTAAAACTTCCACCTCCAATAAATTAACTCGCTTCTCTAGATATTTTGGTTTGCTACCTGTACCCTTTTCCTTCTCAGGACAATGGGTTGAAATGTGCCCAGGACCACCACAGGTAAAACATCTAACAACATTGGTTCTCGGCTTCACTCGTTTACTTGCAGATGACGTAGACGGCATGTTTGTGTTGGTTCGGCACTCATACGATTTATGTCCAAATTTTCCACAGCTGTGACACTTAATATGATGTTTTCGATCGCTTTTGTCCAATGGGGTAAAGGCACGCCGCTTCGAGCTAATATGAGGATCAGGTCGAACTAGCGCCGGCCGTTTACCAGTTGAACCACGAAGGGCAATACAGAAACTTTTAAGGTCTTTTGGTGGATCTAATTGCAATCGTTTCCGCACCATTTCAGACCTACTTCCAACAACATGACAAGCAAATAATGTTGCTAGAGCCTCTTCGTTTTCACaggttttaattaaatgctGTGCCAAACGTAAAACATGCAACCCTTCATCCAATAAAGTGATTTCACTGGAAGTATTTT
This window encodes:
- the LOC126750430 gene encoding uncharacterized protein LOC126750430, encoding MSSNNNNFNEDLTSEVGLPRPGENVLLNEENYTDNNSVPTSQVEFLLRKIIEMQDSSAPAVNTVTSPQIQLPSFDPSSKVADPEGWCCLIDEFVKMQKLSGIMLATSLSCALKGEAADWLIRCRPIGKTWEDIRAEFLSTFSKPTDIMELFEEAVNGRQNTSSEITLLDEGLHVLRLAQHLIKTCENEEALATLFACHVVGSRSEMVRKRLQLDPPKDLKSFCIALRGSTGKRPALVRPDPHISSKRRAFTPLDKSDRKHHIKCHSCGKFGHKSYECRTNTNMPSTSSASKRVKPRTNVVRCFTCGGPGHISTHCPEKEKGTGSKPKYLEKRVNLLEVEVLPQGEMKLIDGEI